The Blastocatellia bacterium genomic sequence GCCTAAAAAGTTCCGAATGCCTGAACAGATTGATTATGCAGAAGCTTTGTTTGGATTTGTACGCTCTCATAAAGAGTTGAATGATATGAAAAGCCGCGACCTGTCTGTTCCTGAGCAGGGCAAGAAAGGACGGGCCTACGCCGGTCGTGTTTTTGTGACCGATGCAATGTTAGTTAATGCATTGAACGGACTATGGCTTTGGGACACGCCGATAATACCCAAAATTCTTAGTTCCCCCAAGCCAACATCGTTCCAGCACTATCTGACTCAACAAAGACCTGATATAAAAAAGGAACTAGATCACTATGACAGTCCTCCGCCACACAATACAGTAATTCGCGGTAATAAACTTTACTGGCATCAAGGTTATAAAACGGCTGATGACATTAAGGCAAATCATCCAGATGATGACCCAACGGCTGACCCGAATACGAAGAATCACTTTGAGCGAGATGAAAATGGGAACTGGGTGGTGAAAAAGAACAGCAAACAGCATACGAAATTCAAGCCTGTAAAGGCAGGCGTGAGCTTTTCCTTTCGCATCCATTTTGAAAATCTTTCGGACAGAGAATTAGGCGCGCTTTGTTGGACGCTACATCCGTTAGGCGACGCGACTAAGGAGTATTGTCACAGTCTGGGAATGGGCAAGTCGCTCGGAATGGGGGCCATAAAGCTTAAAGCCACATTGCATTTGACCAACCGTGAAACCCGCTATAGTTCGTTGTTTCAGGGTAATGATTGGCAGGAAGGCGAAGACAGCCTTAAAGACTTATCCATCCGCACAACTCTCGAACAGCTTACGCAAGAATTTGAGACGCACCTTCTTGGGGAGTTGAAGCCCGATAAGCCTTGCGCGCACCTGTCAGGGCTGAAGCGCATAGGGATGCTACTCAAAATGCTCGAATTCCATGCAGACGGATGGGGAGAGACAGTTGCAACAGATACGCTCGGAATCGGGGACTTCAGGCAGCGCAAAGTTTTGCCAGATCCTAGAATATATTTTTCTGAACTGGAAAATTTGGCTGAACCTACAATCAACGAAATGCAAAACGCAGCGATACCTGCAAGAGAGTACCAACAAACTGCGCAAGGGAACCGCTCACCGCAGACCGGAAGCGTGAATGCGGCTATCGCATCCCAGGTTGACTCCATCCGCCGCGCAATTAAAAGCCTTAAAGGTGCTGGGCAGGTCAGCTTAATCGAAGGCATAGTTGGGCGAATCATTGCTCTTTCTGATTTACAAGCACAGATTGATTGCGCGCGGGAATTG encodes the following:
- a CDS encoding TIGR03986 family CRISPR-associated RAMP protein, whose protein sequence is MSLPKHKNPTRTDRKATAPYNFVPLPEKVVTAIDDAEKLPDHDTYANAGYANTGYFVVELETKSPMYVRCALTRREFELDEEGKDRNGNLVNDQTRIENRIKNTPHFFYTVNQEEPVIPGSSLRGMLRNLLEIVSYGKVQWVTDKQLFFRTMDDTAVGKHYTSRMNNNVEAGFLKKEGNSYFIRKCQLARVRRGELKGDLYEGKGPNQRPLWNGNNAQYRTVWIKLSSNGIFVENLQFSKQANLQEGRLVITGNMQGKEKEFIFLLPTDDAEQISVPETMIERFHDDDQLTQWQQNAFPKNKPTNNYRDRDGMMGKNPAGQGDPVFFLRERGELAFFGRAQMFRLPYKNCPLDLVPKKFRMPEQIDYAEALFGFVRSHKELNDMKSRDLSVPEQGKKGRAYAGRVFVTDAMLVNALNGLWLWDTPIIPKILSSPKPTSFQHYLTQQRPDIKKELDHYDSPPPHNTVIRGNKLYWHQGYKTADDIKANHPDDDPTADPNTKNHFERDENGNWVVKKNSKQHTKFKPVKAGVSFSFRIHFENLSDRELGALCWTLHPLGDATKEYCHSLGMGKSLGMGAIKLKATLHLTNRETRYSSLFQGNDWQEGEDSLKDLSIRTTLEQLTQEFETHLLGELKPDKPCAHLSGLKRIGMLLKMLEFHADGWGETVATDTLGIGDFRQRKVLPDPRIYFSELENLAEPTINEMQNAAIPAREYQQTAQGNRSPQTGSVNAAIASQVDSIRRAIKSLKGAGQVSLIEGIVGRIIALSDLQAQIDCARELQKWLKLNKLWNKEPHKSKEWHQRIQELYQQIV